In Lachnospiraceae bacterium, one DNA window encodes the following:
- the cas3 gene encoding CRISPR-associated helicase Cas3', whose product MKERSKILNLMIAKTDRANSERWLPLWMHSYDTAGVMEYLYHNWLPLAVIKVIGKDFGEEMGLKVCLFLAYIHDAGKLCSQFQSGVAEQVRDIREKLFQEAISLVLSKNLTKKIPHSLCGEGILRKYGVPVGIAVIVGSHHGSTPEYYSDIAEENIETYGKDVFFGQQKDKWEKVWKEWLDIALEKSGFSSVEEIPDISMEVQVILTGLLIMADWIASNTYYFPLINTACLGADTDYPKRVNNAIEKLDLPEFWIPGENDWGMDDTLFEERFGFAPREVQHTAMEIAQNTTEPGIFILEAQMGVGKTEAALAVAEILGQKAGSGGIFFGLPTQATANGLFPRLMKWAEQQSENVKLGIRLAHGAVELNEDYQQLIKGSASSVGEDEENNLVVHSWFEGRKVALLADFVIGTIDQLLMAALIQRHVMLRHLGLAGKVVIIDEAHSFEMYMESFLERALEWLGTYHAPVIVLSATLPQKRRFDLIKAYLGKKDMDENADWCNTAGYPLFTWTDGEQVCQKQMSLGVEKDIIQVIWSKDEECMDILKNSLKDGGCAGIILNTVARAQDFAQKLSECFPECEMIQMHSQFIISDRAEIEREILKRAGKNSTPEQRNKLIIVGTQVLEQSLDIDFDVMITDLCPMDLLLQRIGREHRHKGRKRPLCLQKAKCYVLTETRVVYDKWLLQRTADKLPEYFCLPDDIPVYVQDVYAEPNEDEKNDLWDEYMRHLEKLEEDAKRFRVGEPVCEEEDNPEFDSIKGWLNNTSAELTDAAALASVRSGSPAIEVLVLQKKGEDICFLPWQYEGKRVPADNIPSEEEAKEILKQRLRLSSIFSKEYNYKEVLQKLRDDTDQYFAQWQYAPKLREELVLLLDENFYTELNGYDLHYDKRTGLSSREEEKN is encoded by the coding sequence ATGAAAGAAAGATCAAAAATCCTGAACCTTATGATTGCTAAAACGGACAGAGCAAACAGTGAACGCTGGCTTCCTCTTTGGATGCACTCTTATGACACAGCCGGTGTTATGGAGTATCTTTATCATAACTGGCTCCCACTGGCTGTTATAAAAGTGATCGGCAAAGATTTTGGGGAAGAGATGGGCTTGAAGGTATGCTTGTTTCTTGCATACATCCACGATGCGGGCAAGCTCTGTAGCCAATTTCAAAGCGGTGTTGCCGAGCAGGTAAGAGATATCCGGGAAAAATTGTTTCAGGAAGCTATTTCACTTGTTTTATCCAAAAACCTGACGAAAAAGATACCTCATTCCTTATGCGGGGAAGGTATTTTGAGAAAATATGGGGTACCGGTAGGAATTGCTGTGATCGTTGGCTCTCATCACGGCAGTACACCCGAGTATTATTCGGATATAGCGGAAGAAAATATAGAAACTTATGGAAAAGATGTATTTTTTGGACAGCAGAAAGATAAGTGGGAAAAAGTATGGAAAGAATGGCTTGATATAGCACTTGAAAAAAGTGGATTTTCTAGCGTAGAAGAAATTCCGGATATTAGTATGGAAGTACAGGTGATCCTAACCGGACTTTTGATCATGGCGGACTGGATCGCTTCTAATACATATTACTTTCCTTTGATAAATACTGCCTGTTTGGGTGCGGATACGGATTATCCAAAGAGAGTGAACAATGCTATTGAAAAGCTGGATCTTCCAGAATTCTGGATTCCAGGGGAAAATGACTGGGGAATGGATGATACACTTTTTGAAGAAAGATTTGGATTTGCACCAAGAGAAGTACAGCATACAGCAATGGAAATAGCACAAAACACCACAGAGCCGGGCATTTTTATTCTGGAAGCTCAGATGGGCGTTGGAAAAACAGAAGCAGCCCTGGCAGTGGCGGAGATTTTAGGGCAAAAAGCAGGAAGTGGTGGAATTTTCTTCGGATTGCCTACACAGGCTACAGCAAACGGACTTTTTCCAAGGCTGATGAAGTGGGCGGAGCAGCAGTCAGAAAATGTAAAACTTGGTATACGTCTGGCACATGGAGCGGTTGAATTAAATGAGGATTATCAGCAGTTGATAAAAGGTTCTGCTTCATCAGTGGGAGAAGATGAGGAAAACAATCTGGTAGTACATAGTTGGTTTGAGGGTAGAAAAGTGGCACTGCTGGCTGATTTTGTGATCGGAACGATTGATCAGCTTCTGATGGCAGCTTTGATACAGCGCCATGTAATGCTGCGGCATCTGGGGCTGGCAGGAAAGGTGGTCATTATCGATGAAGCTCACTCATTTGAAATGTATATGGAGTCCTTTTTGGAAAGAGCATTAGAATGGCTGGGCACCTACCATGCTCCGGTAATCGTTTTATCAGCTACACTTCCTCAGAAACGTCGTTTTGATCTAATAAAAGCTTATTTAGGTAAAAAAGACATGGATGAGAATGCAGACTGGTGCAATACCGCAGGTTATCCTCTTTTTACCTGGACAGATGGTGAGCAGGTTTGCCAAAAACAGATGAGCCTGGGAGTCGAGAAAGATATTATTCAGGTCATCTGGAGTAAAGATGAGGAATGTATGGATATTCTGAAAAATTCTCTGAAAGATGGAGGTTGTGCCGGCATTATTTTAAACACAGTTGCAAGAGCGCAGGATTTTGCTCAAAAGCTCTCTGAATGTTTTCCGGAATGTGAAATGATTCAAATGCATTCACAGTTTATTATATCGGATCGTGCAGAGATCGAAAGAGAAATTTTAAAACGTGCAGGAAAAAATTCAACACCAGAACAGAGAAATAAACTGATCATAGTGGGAACTCAGGTGTTAGAACAATCTCTTGATATTGATTTTGACGTGATGATTACAGATCTTTGTCCTATGGATCTGCTGCTTCAGAGAATTGGCCGTGAACATCGTCATAAGGGAAGAAAGAGACCATTGTGTCTGCAAAAAGCAAAATGTTATGTTTTAACAGAAACAAGGGTTGTTTATGATAAATGGCTGCTTCAGAGGACAGCAGACAAACTTCCAGAATACTTTTGCCTTCCGGATGATATTCCTGTTTATGTTCAGGATGTGTATGCAGAGCCGAACGAGGATGAGAAGAATGATTTGTGGGATGAGTATATGCGGCATTTAGAAAAGCTGGAAGAGGATGCGAAGCGGTTTCGAGTGGGAGAACCAGTTTGTGAGGAAGAAGATAATCCGGAATTTGATAGTATAAAAGGCTGGTTAAACAATACAAGTGCAGAATTAACAGATGCGGCAGCACTTGCATCTGTGCGTTCAGGATCCCCAGCCATCGAAGTACTTGTTTTACAGAAAAAAGGAGAAGATATCTGTTTTCTGCCATGGCAATATGAAGGAAAGCGTGTTCCTGCAGATAATATTCCATCAGAAGAAGAAGCAAAGGAGATATTGAAACAAAGGCTGCGGCTGTCATCTATATTTTCAAAAGAATACAATTATAAAGAGGTATTACAGAAATTGAGAGATGATACAGACCAGTATTTTGCACAGTGGCAATATGCCCCAAAACTTCGTGAAGAACTTGTACTTTTATTGGATGAAAATTTTTATACAGAATTAAATGGATATGATCTGCATTATGATAAAAGGACCGGATTATCCAGCAGAGAGGAGGAGAAAAATTGA
- the casA gene encoding type I-E CRISPR-associated protein Cse1/CasA, with protein sequence MKIPEFNLLDEKWIQVLKNDCSEELVSLPEVLIHAHEYRDLSGDTPEQDMAVLRLLLAVLHTVFSSVDQDGQTDWIDSPVKARKRWRALWEKGYFKEDVIRTYLGKYHERFWLFHGQYPFWQIPEAAVGTEYTVAKLNGELSESGNKVRLFPLCNGIRKQEMEYAAAARWLLYVNAYDDTSAKPKEKGLPSPGVGWPGKLGLIAAVGDNLFQTLMLNLTFLKDGRSLWEGEERPVWEREPSKKERQEIAVPDNLAELLTLQSRRLLLKRDHNKVVGYYLLGGDFFDKNLAYAEQMTVWREVKEKDRKFFIPRRHDPSRQMWRDFGSIFVESGANVRKPGVVSWYDTIATEMQWKMRPIRFRIASVQYGDKDFFVNDTFNDSLAFQGELLLQMSRPWQTRILDEINKCEEVAGAIGTLEGNLARAEGRDADIVYAKEVFYDRIDQPFRRWLMEIVPETDDISEVCEKLDEIIQKSGKELGEEMVSNAGETAFVGRTKEDVYYASPEAYNWFLGKLYKIYH encoded by the coding sequence TTGAAAATACCGGAATTTAACCTGTTAGATGAAAAATGGATCCAGGTATTAAAAAATGATTGTTCTGAAGAACTGGTATCTTTACCGGAAGTATTGATCCATGCACATGAATACAGGGATCTCAGTGGAGACACACCAGAGCAGGACATGGCTGTTTTGCGATTGCTTCTGGCAGTATTACATACTGTGTTTTCAAGTGTTGACCAGGATGGACAGACAGACTGGATCGATTCACCAGTGAAAGCCAGAAAAAGATGGAGAGCTTTATGGGAGAAAGGATATTTTAAAGAAGATGTGATCCGTACATATCTGGGAAAATATCATGAACGCTTCTGGTTGTTCCATGGTCAATATCCATTCTGGCAGATACCGGAAGCAGCTGTAGGAACGGAATATACGGTTGCAAAATTAAATGGTGAACTTTCTGAAAGTGGAAACAAAGTACGTCTTTTTCCATTATGTAATGGCATCAGAAAGCAGGAAATGGAATATGCAGCAGCAGCCAGGTGGCTTTTATATGTAAATGCCTATGATGATACTTCTGCAAAGCCAAAAGAAAAAGGCCTTCCGTCTCCAGGAGTTGGATGGCCGGGAAAGCTGGGATTGATCGCTGCAGTTGGAGATAACCTTTTTCAGACGCTTATGTTAAATCTTACCTTTTTAAAAGATGGAAGAAGTCTTTGGGAGGGGGAAGAAAGACCGGTATGGGAGAGGGAACCATCTAAAAAAGAGAGACAGGAAATTGCAGTTCCTGATAATCTGGCAGAGCTTCTTACTTTGCAGTCAAGGCGGCTTCTATTAAAACGAGATCATAATAAAGTGGTTGGATATTATTTGCTGGGAGGAGATTTCTTCGACAAAAACCTGGCATATGCAGAACAGATGACTGTGTGGAGAGAAGTAAAAGAAAAAGATCGAAAATTTTTTATTCCACGCAGACATGATCCTTCCAGACAAATGTGGCGGGATTTCGGAAGTATATTTGTGGAATCGGGAGCAAATGTACGAAAGCCGGGAGTTGTCAGCTGGTATGATACCATAGCAACAGAAATGCAGTGGAAAATGAGACCGATCCGTTTCCGGATTGCTTCTGTACAATATGGTGATAAAGATTTTTTTGTGAATGATACATTTAATGATTCACTGGCCTTTCAAGGAGAATTGCTTTTACAGATGAGCCGCCCGTGGCAGACCAGGATACTGGACGAGATCAATAAATGTGAAGAAGTAGCCGGGGCTATTGGGACACTGGAAGGAAATCTTGCCAGGGCAGAAGGCAGAGATGCAGATATTGTCTATGCAAAGGAAGTATTTTACGACCGGATCGACCAACCGTTTAGACGATGGCTTATGGAAATCGTACCAGAAACAGATGACATATCAGAAGTTTGTGAAAAGCTGGACGAGATCATCCAAAAGAGTGGGAAAGAACTGGGAGAAGAAATGGTTTCAAATGCAGGAGAAACTGCTTTTGTGGGAAGAACCAAAGAGGATGTGTATTATGCTTCACCAGAAGCGTATAACTGGTTTCTTGGAAAATTGTATAAAATTTATCACTGA
- the casB gene encoding type I-E CRISPR-associated protein Cse2/CasB produces the protein MENGNPIEQVKGFAEKKLHALRENPDESGTRAYLAKMRKGVGKVPGADPELWGILFEDLPEELTGRGNTPGRAELALYAALTLYAIHQQSRSLKEENAHQRGIGFGRAAGEMAAKEPDSLKAVRRRFNAAAVSSDLTELAWHMKGMVQLFRQKEICLDYVQLAVDFYLYQDLEKIPEIRLKWGRDFYRYCNAKAEKEEEKENE, from the coding sequence ATGGAGAATGGAAATCCAATTGAACAGGTCAAAGGATTTGCAGAAAAGAAACTTCATGCATTAAGAGAAAATCCAGATGAGAGCGGAACCAGGGCATATCTGGCAAAGATGCGAAAGGGAGTTGGAAAAGTACCTGGCGCAGATCCAGAACTTTGGGGGATCTTATTTGAAGACTTGCCAGAAGAATTAACAGGCAGAGGAAATACACCTGGACGGGCAGAACTGGCATTGTATGCGGCGCTTACACTGTATGCAATCCACCAGCAAAGTCGCTCTTTAAAAGAAGAAAATGCACATCAGCGAGGAATCGGCTTTGGACGGGCAGCAGGAGAAATGGCAGCAAAAGAACCCGATTCGTTAAAAGCAGTACGCAGAAGATTTAATGCGGCAGCGGTATCATCTGATCTGACAGAATTAGCATGGCATATGAAAGGAATGGTGCAGTTATTCAGGCAAAAGGAAATTTGTCTGGATTATGTGCAGTTAGCAGTTGACTTTTATTTATATCAGGATTTAGAAAAGATACCTGAGATCCGATTAAAATGGGGAAGAGATTTTTACAGATATTGTAATGCAAAAGCAGAAAAAGAGGAGGAGAAGGAAAATGAATGA
- the cas7e gene encoding type I-E CRISPR-associated protein Cas7/Cse4/CasC, whose translation MNEKRLYVDLHVVQTVPPSCINRDDTGSPKTAVYGGTTRARVSSQAWKRAMRKYFSQMFHEQNIGNRTKKVIEMVAEEIRLQATDEVNTEKKAAEALKNAGIKINDKTGESDALLFMSKGQAKALAQLIISGNTDKKAYKEAMQKEPSYDMALFGRMVASDPSLNYDAAAQVAHSISTHTIHNEYDYFTAVDDCAPEDNAGAGHLGTVEFNSFTMYRYATVNVMELYRHLGKDTAEVVEGFIKAFICSMPTGKQNTFANRTLPDAVYITVRKNQPLNLCGAFERPILSNCGYADKSVEAMITYAKKVYGNYADEPEKALGIGDQLEEAAEVMSLKQLLESVKTEIQVQLEDGGKE comes from the coding sequence ATGAATGAAAAAAGATTATATGTGGATCTGCATGTGGTACAGACAGTTCCGCCAAGCTGTATAAACAGAGATGATACGGGAAGTCCTAAAACAGCAGTATATGGTGGTACTACAAGAGCCAGAGTTTCTTCCCAGGCATGGAAACGTGCTATGAGAAAATATTTTTCTCAGATGTTCCATGAACAAAATATAGGGAACAGAACTAAGAAAGTGATCGAAATGGTGGCAGAGGAGATACGTTTACAGGCTACAGATGAAGTAAATACGGAAAAGAAAGCTGCAGAGGCACTTAAAAATGCAGGGATCAAGATCAATGATAAAACCGGAGAGAGCGATGCACTTTTGTTTATGAGTAAAGGACAGGCAAAGGCACTGGCACAGCTGATCATATCTGGAAATACAGATAAAAAGGCTTATAAAGAAGCAATGCAGAAAGAGCCTTCCTATGACATGGCTTTATTTGGAAGAATGGTAGCTAGTGATCCTTCTTTAAATTACGATGCAGCAGCACAGGTTGCACACAGTATTTCTACCCATACGATCCACAATGAGTACGATTATTTTACAGCAGTAGACGACTGCGCACCAGAAGATAACGCAGGTGCAGGTCATCTTGGAACAGTGGAATTTAATTCATTTACCATGTACCGCTATGCAACCGTAAATGTAATGGAGCTATACCGGCATCTTGGAAAAGATACTGCAGAGGTTGTAGAGGGGTTTATAAAAGCGTTTATCTGTTCTATGCCGACAGGGAAACAGAATACATTTGCAAATCGTACATTGCCGGATGCAGTATATATTACAGTAAGAAAGAATCAGCCTTTAAATCTTTGCGGAGCTTTTGAACGTCCGATTTTAAGCAACTGCGGCTATGCAGACAAGTCAGTGGAAGCAATGATCACATATGCGAAAAAAGTATATGGTAATTATGCAGATGAACCGGAAAAAGCATTGGGAATCGGTGATCAGCTGGAGGAAGCCGCAGAAGTTATGTCTTTAAAACAGCTTTTAGAAAGTGTAAAGACAGAGATCCAGGTGCAGTTAGAAGATGGAGGAAAAGAATGA
- the cas5e gene encoding type I-E CRISPR-associated protein Cas5/CasD: MSTLLLRFAGPVQSWGINSKFEVRRTENAPSKSGVTGLLAAALGIRRNEDISSLNKLRLGVRTDQEGRLLKDFHTAHSEKNSYITTRYYLSDAIFLVGLECGDEIFLRKLEYALKHPAFPLFLGRRSCPPEAGMVLGIRDLSLEKALEEEPWQGPEWKKKKMPSKLSMFIECVPDDPTGSMVKDKAESFDPYYRKYGYRRLKRAEIKVASDEVASEKMTSGKNPDIIREHDAMGEL; encoded by the coding sequence ATGAGTACATTGTTACTTCGCTTCGCAGGACCTGTCCAGTCATGGGGGATCAACTCAAAATTTGAAGTCCGCCGGACGGAAAATGCACCTTCAAAAAGTGGAGTGACAGGACTGTTAGCAGCAGCTTTGGGGATTCGGAGAAATGAAGATATCAGCAGTTTAAACAAGCTGAGACTGGGAGTCAGGACAGACCAGGAAGGAAGACTTTTGAAAGATTTTCATACGGCTCACAGTGAAAAAAACTCATATATAACCACAAGGTATTACCTGTCAGATGCCATTTTTTTAGTTGGTTTAGAGTGCGGAGATGAGATTTTTCTGCGAAAACTGGAATATGCCCTGAAGCATCCGGCATTTCCACTTTTTCTGGGGAGACGGTCTTGTCCGCCGGAAGCTGGTATGGTTTTGGGAATACGGGATCTGTCGTTGGAAAAAGCACTGGAAGAAGAGCCGTGGCAGGGACCTGAGTGGAAAAAGAAAAAAATGCCTTCTAAACTTTCGATGTTTATAGAATGTGTGCCAGATGATCCTACAGGCAGTATGGTAAAAGATAAGGCAGAATCTTTTGATCCGTATTATAGAAAGTATGGTTACAGAAGGCTGAAACGTGCGGAAATAAAAGTAGCGTCAGATGAAGTGGCTTCAGAAAAAATGACTTCAGGTAAAAATCCGGATATTATAAGAGAACATGATGCCATGGGAGAATTGTGA
- the cas6e gene encoding type I-E CRISPR-associated protein Cas6/Cse3/CasE encodes MYLTRMELNTRNMDTIRLLGSQEKIHGMVESGFSGERKRNLWRLESLGDRLYLLILSSDRPDLSSGVRRYGFPDDENAYQTKDYTPLLGRVKNDTWWHFKLVANPTKSVVSTQGERGHVKAHCSLKYQEEWLLNRAQKHGFELLPENFQIIQRNWHIFRKGKEQGKNRVSIKGVTYEGILKVCDEDKFKELLVTGIGRGKAYGMGLLTIVHV; translated from the coding sequence ATGTATTTGACCAGAATGGAATTAAATACAAGAAATATGGATACCATACGTCTTCTGGGCTCACAGGAGAAAATCCATGGAATGGTCGAAAGTGGATTTTCAGGAGAAAGAAAAAGAAATCTGTGGAGACTTGAGTCTCTGGGAGACAGGCTGTATTTGCTGATATTAAGCTCTGACAGACCGGATCTTAGCAGTGGAGTCCGTCGGTATGGTTTTCCAGATGATGAAAACGCCTATCAGACAAAAGATTATACGCCACTTCTGGGACGGGTAAAAAATGATACCTGGTGGCATTTTAAGTTGGTGGCAAATCCTACGAAAAGCGTTGTAAGTACGCAGGGAGAACGAGGACATGTAAAGGCCCATTGTTCTCTTAAGTACCAGGAAGAATGGCTTCTTAACAGGGCACAAAAACATGGTTTTGAACTGCTGCCGGAAAATTTTCAGATCATTCAGAGAAACTGGCATATTTTCAGAAAAGGAAAAGAACAGGGAAAGAACCGGGTCAGCATAAAAGGAGTGACTTACGAAGGAATCCTGAAGGTTTGCGATGAAGACAAATTTAAAGAGCTTTTGGTAACTGGTATTGGAAGAGGAAAGGCCTATGGAATGGGACTGCTTACGATCGTTCATGTATAA
- the cas1e gene encoding type I-E CRISPR-associated endonuclease Cas1e has product MNEMPGMIRPELQALPQIRDRMTFLYFEHCKLNRQDSAITVKDEQGIIHIPAASISVLLLGPGTTVSHRAMELIGDAGVNVVWVGEHGVRYYAGGRPLTHRSAFLVRQAQCVSNQRKHLMIVRKMYQLRFPEEDSSKMTLQQLRGREGSRVRSVYRKYAKEYDVKWNGRDYDPEHFETGDPVNQALSAGCACLYGLAHAVIFALGLSPGLGFIHVGHDCSFVYDIADLYKSEVVIPVAFQVASEEPEDLPGIVRRKVRDVMTEKHILERMVKDIRWLFQDEDEEKEDRGKEDTGEAVYLWDDKEGTVGNGRSYGQEEWE; this is encoded by the coding sequence ATGAATGAAATGCCGGGAATGATACGGCCTGAGTTGCAGGCATTGCCTCAGATCAGGGACAGGATGACATTTCTGTATTTTGAACATTGTAAATTGAACCGCCAGGACAGTGCAATCACCGTTAAGGATGAGCAGGGGATCATCCATATTCCTGCAGCATCTATTTCGGTACTGCTTTTAGGACCGGGAACGACGGTGTCCCATCGGGCTATGGAACTGATCGGAGATGCGGGGGTCAATGTAGTCTGGGTAGGAGAACATGGTGTCAGGTATTATGCAGGTGGACGGCCTCTTACCCACAGGTCCGCTTTTTTGGTCCGACAGGCGCAGTGTGTAAGTAATCAGAGAAAACACCTTATGATCGTAAGAAAAATGTATCAATTGCGTTTTCCGGAAGAAGATTCTTCTAAAATGACGCTTCAGCAGCTGCGTGGAAGAGAAGGAAGCAGAGTAAGATCTGTTTATCGGAAATATGCGAAAGAGTATGATGTGAAATGGAACGGAAGAGATTATGATCCAGAGCATTTTGAAACAGGAGATCCGGTAAATCAGGCGTTATCAGCAGGATGTGCCTGTTTGTATGGTCTGGCTCATGCGGTGATATTTGCACTTGGTCTGTCACCGGGACTTGGTTTTATCCATGTTGGACATGACTGTTCTTTTGTATATGATATTGCAGATCTGTATAAATCAGAGGTGGTTATCCCTGTTGCCTTTCAGGTGGCGTCAGAAGAGCCAGAAGACCTTCCGGGGATCGTCCGCAGGAAAGTCAGAGATGTGATGACGGAAAAGCATATATTGGAACGTATGGTAAAAGATATCCGCTGGTTGTTTCAAGATGAGGATGAAGAGAAGGAAGATAGAGGAAAAGAAGATACAGGAGAAGCAGTTTATTTATGGGATGATAAGGAAGGAACTGTCGGGAATGGACGTTCATATGGGCAGGAGGAATGGGAATGA
- the cas2e gene encoding type I-E CRISPR-associated endoribonuclease Cas2e: MIVIMLSDCPPKVRGDLSKWLCEINTGVFVGNVSSRVREEVWQRICENIKSGQATMVFSAPGEQKMDFRVHNTTWEPVDLDGIKLMRRPLPAARKSDGAEKKEQRHQGAKSRAEQLYMAERMAKARAKKQFQEGYVVLDIETTGTSLEKDEIIEIGALKVESGAVTEEFSMLIRINGEIPVEIQKLTGITEQELQSMGRPLEEVLEKLFEFAGNRIIVGHNVAFDYNFIRAACRKMKLEMRLGTASRDTLALSRRKIKGVGSYQLEVLMKHLGYEVSNAHRALADCYLTWQLYQKLNEM, translated from the coding sequence ATGATCGTGATCATGCTATCTGACTGTCCACCAAAAGTCCGCGGCGATCTGTCTAAATGGCTGTGCGAGATCAATACTGGTGTATTTGTGGGAAATGTAAGCAGCAGAGTAAGAGAGGAAGTCTGGCAGCGTATTTGTGAAAACATAAAATCCGGGCAGGCGACCATGGTCTTTAGCGCACCGGGCGAGCAGAAAATGGATTTTCGTGTGCATAATACAACCTGGGAACCGGTTGATCTTGACGGAATAAAGCTGATGAGAAGACCGCTTCCGGCTGCCAGAAAATCTGATGGAGCAGAAAAGAAAGAACAAAGGCATCAGGGAGCTAAAAGCCGGGCAGAACAGCTGTATATGGCAGAACGGATGGCTAAAGCCCGTGCTAAGAAGCAGTTTCAGGAAGGTTATGTAGTACTTGATATAGAAACGACAGGTACATCACTGGAAAAAGATGAGATAATAGAAATTGGTGCATTAAAGGTAGAGTCAGGAGCTGTGACGGAAGAATTTTCCATGCTCATTAGGATAAATGGCGAAATCCCAGTAGAGATTCAAAAGCTGACTGGTATTACAGAACAGGAATTGCAAAGTATGGGAAGACCGTTGGAAGAGGTTCTGGAAAAATTATTTGAATTTGCCGGGAACAGGATCATAGTAGGACATAATGTTGCGTTTGACTATAATTTTATTCGCGCTGCCTGTAGGAAAATGAAACTGGAAATGAGGTTGGGAACCGCTTCCAGAGATACACTGGCATTGTCGCGAAGAAAGATAAAAGGGGTGGGAAGTTATCAGTTAGAGGTGTTGATGAAACATTTAGGGTATGAAGTTTCAAATGCGCATAGGGCGTTGGCAGACTGTTATCTTACATGGCAGCTGTATCAGAAGTTAAATGAAATGTGA
- a CDS encoding diguanylate cyclase has product MVSFRSEKEFKILRMTTEQYIACERAAKQLQDGEVPMKNFPISMKPAFRSIDYVCRIGGDEFSVIMVDVTSCLKYTIEDKIKYVSEELAKVESEVPAVTLSIGVAFSDQENPGESIFKDADKALYHVKEN; this is encoded by the coding sequence GTGGTTTCATTTCGAAGCGAAAAAGAGTTTAAAATCCTGCGGATGACCACAGAGCAGTATATTGCCTGTGAAAGGGCGGCGAAGCAGCTGCAGGATGGTGAGGTTCCTATGAAAAACTTCCCCATATCTATGAAACCGGCATTTCGAAGCATTGATTATGTCTGTCGTATTGGCGGAGATGAGTTTTCTGTGATTATGGTGGATGTGACCAGTTGTTTGAAGTACACCATTGAAGATAAGATTAAATATGTAAGCGAAGAACTTGCAAAGGTAGAAAGTGAGGTTCCTGCAGTTACATTAAGCATAGGTGTAGCATTTTCTGATCAGGAAAATCCGGGAGAGAGCATCTTCAAGGATGCAGATAAGGCACTGTATCATGTAAAGGAAAATTGA